In Tolypothrix sp. NIES-4075, the following proteins share a genomic window:
- a CDS encoding DUF2499 domain-containing protein, whose translation MHVLSIPTWIIHISSVIEWIAAIWLIWTYGEVTGNRTWGALSFAMLPALISAMCACTWHYFDNAESLEWLVTLQAAMTLIGNFTLWAAAVLIWRSTKSEKPVESDSQETMTSKL comes from the coding sequence ATGCACGTCCTTTCGATTCCCACCTGGATTATTCATATTTCTAGCGTTATTGAGTGGATTGCCGCCATTTGGTTAATCTGGACTTACGGTGAAGTTACTGGCAACCGTACTTGGGGAGCATTGTCTTTTGCCATGTTACCAGCTTTGATTAGCGCCATGTGTGCTTGCACCTGGCATTATTTCGATAATGCCGAATCTTTAGAATGGTTGGTAACGCTGCAAGCTGCGATGACCTTAATCGGTAATTTTACACTTTGGGCTGCTGCGGTGTTAATTTGGCGTTCCACCAAATCGGAAAAGCCTGTAGAATCAGATTCTCAAGAAACTATGACATCCAAGTTATGA
- the hisA gene encoding 1-(5-phosphoribosyl)-5-[(5-phosphoribosylamino)methylideneamino]imidazole-4-carboxamide isomerase: MDVIPAIDLLEGRCVRLYQGDYSQSQVFNENPADVAKQWVDEGASKLHVVDLDGAKAGKVVNLGAIEAIASTVSIPIQVGGGLRDRQSVQQLFDIGVHRAILGTIAVEQPELVQQLCQEFPEQIIIGIDARNGLVATRGWLETSEVLATQLAVQMQELGAAAIIYTDIHRDGTLSGPNLDALRELAAAISIPIIASGGVSSVTDLLSLLALEPQGVTGVIVGKALYIGDISLKEALRAIGPGRIQDIPPNLDFSAFA; encoded by the coding sequence ATGGATGTAATTCCCGCGATTGATTTACTAGAAGGTCGTTGTGTGCGACTTTATCAAGGAGACTATTCGCAGTCGCAAGTTTTTAATGAAAATCCGGCTGATGTTGCTAAACAGTGGGTTGATGAAGGTGCAAGTAAATTGCACGTTGTTGATTTGGATGGCGCAAAAGCAGGTAAAGTAGTTAATTTAGGGGCAATTGAAGCGATCGCCTCTACAGTATCGATACCAATTCAAGTTGGTGGGGGTTTGCGCGATCGCCAAAGCGTGCAACAATTATTTGATATAGGCGTACACCGGGCAATTTTGGGAACCATCGCTGTAGAACAACCTGAGTTAGTACAACAACTCTGCCAAGAATTTCCCGAACAAATTATTATCGGTATTGATGCACGTAACGGATTAGTAGCAACTCGTGGTTGGTTAGAAACTTCAGAAGTTTTAGCCACGCAACTAGCCGTACAAATGCAAGAATTAGGAGCAGCAGCGATTATCTACACAGATATCCACCGTGACGGTACTTTATCGGGACCGAATTTAGACGCTTTGCGAGAACTTGCTGCGGCTATCTCTATCCCGATTATTGCTTCTGGTGGCGTTAGTTCTGTAACAGATTTGTTAAGTTTGCTTGCGTTGGAACCTCAAGGTGTAACTGGTGTGATAGTCGGGAAGGCGTTGTATATTGGCGATATATCTTTGAAAGAAGCATTACGAGCGATCGGACCTGGACGTATTCAAGATATTCCCCCCAATCTAGATTTTTCTGCCTTTGCGTAA
- the csaB gene encoding polysaccharide pyruvyl transferase CsaB, with the protein MRVLLSGYYGKGNGGDEALLATLLQMLPEHVTPVVLSGNPQETQHRYLVESSDRMAPLSVIQALRSSDAFIWGGGSLIQDVTSSISPFYYGSLMALAQKMKLKTVAWAQGIGPLKRSLTRSMARNTYSNCTKVSVRDRASAALLSDWQIPFILAPDPVWALESKPVPGLWDLPAPRVAVTLRSHPQLTQTRLANLTRALVDFQKATQTFILLLPFQKSEDLSIAEAIQPQLPDVSKIMCLEDPQLLKGVYRGVEMVIGMRLHSLIMAASEGCRCFALSYDPKVNRLMEDLDMPGWDLTSLPDDANLIGKTWMEHYANGDPLSPEKIQFLVDRALIHREVLSQALA; encoded by the coding sequence ATGCGTGTGTTGTTGTCTGGGTATTACGGTAAGGGAAACGGTGGTGATGAAGCTTTGTTAGCGACGCTTCTACAAATGCTACCAGAACATGTCACGCCTGTGGTTCTCTCTGGTAATCCACAAGAAACACAGCACCGCTATTTGGTTGAATCAAGCGATCGCATGGCACCGTTATCTGTAATTCAAGCTTTGCGCTCCAGTGATGCTTTTATCTGGGGTGGTGGTAGTTTAATTCAAGATGTCACCAGCAGTATTAGCCCGTTTTACTACGGCTCTTTGATGGCATTGGCACAAAAAATGAAGTTAAAAACTGTTGCTTGGGCACAGGGAATTGGTCCGTTAAAGCGTTCTTTGACTCGTTCTATGGCGCGGAACACCTATTCTAATTGTACCAAAGTTAGTGTACGCGATCGCGCTTCTGCTGCTTTATTATCTGATTGGCAAATACCTTTTATTCTCGCACCCGATCCGGTTTGGGCGTTGGAGAGTAAACCTGTACCCGGACTTTGGGATTTACCTGCGCCGAGAGTTGCTGTCACATTGCGATCGCATCCGCAACTCACACAAACACGCCTTGCTAATTTAACTCGCGCTTTGGTTGATTTCCAAAAAGCCACGCAAACCTTTATTTTACTGCTGCCTTTTCAAAAAAGCGAAGATTTAAGCATTGCCGAAGCCATCCAACCGCAACTACCAGATGTCAGCAAAATTATGTGTCTGGAAGATCCCCAACTTTTAAAAGGTGTGTATCGTGGTGTAGAAATGGTAATTGGGATGCGTCTGCACAGCTTAATTATGGCAGCTAGTGAAGGTTGTCGCTGTTTTGCTTTAAGTTACGATCCCAAAGTTAATCGTTTGATGGAAGATTTAGATATGCCTGGTTGGGATTTAACTAGTTTACCAGATGACGCCAACTTGATTGGCAAAACTTGGATGGAACATTACGCAAATGGAGATCCGTTATCACCAGAAAAAATTCAGTTTTTAGTAGATAGAGCGCTGATACATCGTGAAGTTTTGAGTCAAGCACTTGCTTAA
- a CDS encoding bifunctional nuclease family protein: MIEMKVAGIALDAITRSPIVLLKDASDRRALPIYIGQEQARAIMGALENQKPPRPLTHDLIVNILELWNMTLEKVIIHSLQKDTFYAALIVQQGDVKKEIDARPSDAIAVALRTNAPIWVMEEVIADASIPVDRDADEAEQQAFREFISNLRPEDLIKRFGSDS, translated from the coding sequence ATGATTGAAATGAAAGTCGCTGGCATAGCATTAGATGCTATAACCCGCAGCCCGATTGTACTTTTGAAAGATGCTTCAGATCGCCGCGCTTTGCCAATTTATATTGGTCAAGAACAGGCTAGGGCAATTATGGGTGCGCTGGAGAATCAAAAGCCTCCCAGACCCTTAACCCACGATTTGATAGTGAATATTCTCGAACTATGGAATATGACTTTAGAGAAAGTCATTATCCATTCGCTACAAAAGGACACATTTTATGCAGCTTTGATTGTCCAGCAAGGCGATGTCAAAAAAGAAATTGATGCGCGTCCCAGCGATGCGATCGCCGTCGCTCTCCGCACCAACGCTCCTATCTGGGTTATGGAAGAAGTGATCGCCGATGCTTCCATCCCCGTGGATCGCGATGCTGATGAAGCCGAACAGCAAGCGTTTCGCGAATTTATTTCCAATCTCCGTCCGGAAGATTTGATCAAGCGCTTCGGCTCTGACAGTTAG
- a CDS encoding phosphotransferase family protein: MKIPDSYLEKIRAVYPNISFDHLDFNQDGMVNDVVIVNHEIVCRFVKDDWGKKALSHEAKVLEVVRKYVDLQVPHFENLEESFVSYRFIKGEPLSRNTLLKLSKASQTRVISQLAIFHQQLHSIPNEVLVNTGISSSGAARTREDWLQLYKQVQETLFPHLWRHQQTWIHELFAPVVTGELNLSYTPVLINGDLAVYHILFDPVTERISGMIDFGTSGLGDRACDIAVLLGNYGESIVQRMQSDYLMLAEHIDRARFWVGTLELQWANRALKYKDISLSLAHIGMAKDIKLVGTHER, from the coding sequence ATGAAAATTCCTGACTCGTACTTGGAAAAAATTCGCGCTGTTTATCCAAATATTTCTTTTGACCATCTCGACTTTAATCAAGATGGTATGGTTAACGATGTTGTAATCGTCAATCATGAAATTGTCTGTCGCTTTGTCAAAGATGATTGGGGAAAAAAAGCTCTTTCTCATGAAGCCAAAGTGTTAGAAGTCGTGCGAAAATATGTTGATTTACAAGTTCCGCACTTTGAAAACTTAGAAGAAAGCTTTGTCAGCTACAGATTTATCAAAGGTGAACCGCTTTCGCGCAACACCTTGCTAAAGTTGAGTAAAGCATCACAAACTCGTGTTATCTCTCAACTAGCGATATTTCATCAACAATTGCACAGTATCCCCAATGAAGTTTTAGTTAATACTGGGATATCTTCCTCAGGTGCAGCAAGAACTCGTGAAGATTGGTTACAGTTATATAAGCAAGTTCAAGAAACTCTCTTTCCGCATCTTTGGCGTCATCAACAAACTTGGATACATGAACTTTTTGCACCCGTAGTTACAGGTGAACTGAATTTAAGTTACACACCTGTATTAATCAATGGTGATTTAGCAGTTTATCATATCCTGTTTGACCCAGTAACAGAAAGAATTAGCGGTATGATTGATTTTGGTACGTCTGGTTTAGGCGATCGCGCTTGTGATATTGCAGTACTATTGGGAAACTACGGTGAAAGCATTGTGCAGCGTATGCAAAGTGACTATCTAATGTTAGCAGAACACATCGATCGCGCACGCTTCTGGGTAGGAACGTTAGAGTTACAATGGGCTAATCGTGCATTGAAGTATAAAGATATTAGTTTGTCGCTGGCGCATATCGGCATGGCAAAAGATATTAAGCTTGTAGGTACACATGAGCGTTAA
- a CDS encoding M23 family metallopeptidase gives MTQRNQLGDRRLHNLLQRCLVTKRLASSLPAQSLCWLSSFSLLSGGFVYAQVDTSIDNIVPTVENSRQAVTNPVKKEVVRDRSATAVESTQNTPDFSERRARLKKRLRNKTEVSQSSEPVRRSTRQSESDEPVTRIRRSRASVDSEPDTTARRFRRQVEASRVKPARIRQEKPQLEDSSATSSNSRTIERPSEVSRPPSISDSKKDYNNAYIDPNDYKNDGTSNYQAPNSVVLTERSSGCRTILAQGAGGICAKIPITPYGNERVADSNNDVTRKQAPSWIRKSQETTAYANVSPPRRLASTLSRSAWRSTRVGPINLNNGSWREKPVASVGVSKSAFRPNRFIPNPSSFNSNPIVGSSAIAEGGSLTIAPPAGSLSAPMTADNTAPRDSNVTYDIPLASALPQIPYTGAVAVNPGGMMYPLSIPSPITSLFGWRVHPITGDRRFHAGTDLGAAMGTPILAAATGQVEVADWVGGYGLTVILNHSSAQQTLYGHMSEIFVQPGQVVQQGTVIGRVGSTGNSTGPHLHFEVRHLTSQGWVATDPGLQLDSALSQLIQATQTARIIGQPGS, from the coding sequence ATGACGCAGCGCAATCAATTAGGCGATCGCCGTTTGCACAACTTATTGCAGCGATGTCTGGTGACAAAACGTTTGGCATCTTCTTTACCAGCACAGAGTCTGTGTTGGTTAAGCAGTTTCAGCCTTCTCAGTGGAGGCTTTGTCTATGCTCAGGTAGACACATCAATAGATAATATCGTTCCCACTGTCGAAAATTCACGGCAGGCAGTTACAAATCCAGTTAAAAAAGAGGTTGTGCGCGATCGCAGTGCAACTGCTGTAGAATCGACTCAAAACACACCGGATTTTTCTGAGCGTCGAGCGAGACTCAAAAAGCGACTACGCAATAAAACAGAAGTTTCTCAGTCATCCGAGCCAGTTAGACGCTCAACACGTCAAAGCGAGTCTGATGAGCCTGTGACTCGTATCAGACGCTCAAGAGCGAGTGTTGATTCTGAACCTGACACCACCGCTAGACGCTTCAGACGGCAGGTAGAAGCTTCGCGGGTTAAGCCTGCAAGAATTAGACAAGAAAAACCACAACTAGAAGATTCTTCAGCCACATCCAGCAATTCTCGCACTATAGAAAGACCCTCAGAAGTTTCGCGACCACCAAGCATCTCAGACAGCAAAAAAGATTACAATAACGCTTATATTGACCCCAACGATTATAAAAACGATGGGACGAGTAACTATCAAGCACCGAATTCTGTAGTACTTACAGAACGTTCAAGCGGTTGTCGAACCATTTTAGCGCAAGGTGCGGGTGGTATTTGCGCGAAAATACCGATTACTCCTTATGGAAATGAGCGTGTAGCTGATTCTAATAACGACGTAACACGCAAACAAGCGCCGAGTTGGATCAGAAAAAGTCAAGAAACTACGGCATACGCTAACGTTTCACCACCACGTCGTCTTGCAAGCACTCTCAGCCGTAGCGCATGGCGTTCTACGCGGGTTGGTCCGATTAATCTTAACAATGGCTCCTGGCGTGAAAAGCCAGTTGCTTCTGTTGGTGTCAGCAAAAGCGCTTTTCGCCCGAATCGATTTATCCCCAATCCCAGCAGTTTCAATTCTAACCCCATAGTTGGTTCGAGTGCGATCGCCGAAGGCGGGTCTTTGACCATCGCGCCCCCTGCTGGTTCATTGTCAGCACCAATGACGGCTGATAATACTGCACCCCGCGACAGCAATGTAACTTACGACATTCCACTGGCATCAGCATTACCACAAATTCCTTATACTGGCGCAGTCGCTGTCAATCCTGGGGGAATGATGTACCCGTTATCTATTCCCTCACCGATTACTTCTTTGTTTGGTTGGCGAGTGCATCCGATTACAGGCGATCGCCGTTTCCACGCCGGTACAGATTTGGGTGCAGCGATGGGAACACCAATTTTAGCAGCTGCTACTGGTCAAGTGGAAGTTGCTGATTGGGTAGGCGGTTATGGTTTAACTGTTATTCTCAATCACAGTTCCGCTCAACAAACTCTCTACGGTCACATGTCAGAAATCTTCGTCCAACCCGGTCAGGTAGTCCAACAAGGAACCGTAATTGGGCGAGTTGGCAGCACCGGCAATTCCACAGGTCCGCACCTGCACTTTGAAGTGCGTCACCTGACATCGCAAGGCTGGGTTGCAACTGACCCAGGCTTACAATTAGACAGCGCTCTGAGCCAGTTGATTCAAGCGACACAGACAGCGCGGATAATTGGGCAACCGGGAAGCTAG
- a CDS encoding DUF3593 domain-containing protein — MISKETLFALSLFPYLGFLWFIKRSEQMPRLALYGFYGTLVFVGVTIPVGIYAQVHYGESLANVDWLHGGAEVFLTLSNILVVLGFRQAVMKESRE, encoded by the coding sequence ATGATTTCAAAAGAAACTCTATTTGCCTTATCACTGTTTCCCTACTTGGGATTTTTGTGGTTTATCAAGCGTTCTGAGCAAATGCCGCGTTTAGCACTTTATGGATTTTACGGCACTTTGGTCTTTGTTGGAGTCACCATTCCGGTAGGGATTTATGCCCAAGTGCATTATGGAGAATCTTTGGCAAATGTCGATTGGCTGCACGGAGGTGCGGAAGTTTTTTTAACGCTTTCTAATATATTGGTTGTGTTGGGTTTTCGGCAAGCTGTCATGAAAGAAAGTAGGGAGTAG
- a CDS encoding riboflavin synthase: MFTGLIQSLGTIKPLGGDSWQITCLPQSPELIMQDLACGDSIAVDGVCLTVEEILECGFIATASPETLRRTTLGKQSEQSYVNLEASLRVGSKIGGHFVMGHVDGTGRMQAVEQTATSWEMTFVAESAIARYIVPKGSIAVNGISLTVAEYEPELSQFKVAVIPLTYAETNLRYLRPGSLVNLEGDILGKYVEKLLYPGNRHTPDDASFDEITPAFLTENGYL, encoded by the coding sequence GTGTTTACAGGATTAATCCAGTCATTAGGAACGATCAAACCTTTAGGGGGCGATTCTTGGCAAATTACATGTTTACCCCAGTCACCTGAGTTAATTATGCAAGATTTAGCTTGTGGTGACAGTATTGCCGTCGATGGTGTTTGCCTAACGGTAGAAGAAATTTTAGAATGCGGATTTATCGCCACCGCTTCACCGGAAACTCTTCGCCGTACAACTTTGGGGAAACAATCAGAGCAAAGTTATGTTAACTTAGAAGCGTCGCTGCGAGTAGGCAGCAAAATCGGCGGTCATTTTGTCATGGGTCATGTAGATGGTACAGGACGAATGCAAGCGGTAGAACAAACTGCAACTTCCTGGGAAATGACTTTTGTAGCAGAAAGCGCGATCGCACGCTACATTGTCCCCAAAGGCAGCATAGCCGTAAACGGCATCAGCCTGACAGTCGCCGAATATGAACCAGAACTTTCGCAATTCAAAGTGGCAGTTATTCCCCTCACCTATGCCGAAACCAACCTCCGCTATCTCCGTCCCGGTAGTTTGGTTAATCTCGAAGGAGATATTCTCGGCAAATACGTGGAAAAATTGCTTTACCCAGGCAACCGACATACACCGGACGATGCCAGCTTTGATGAAATCACACCCGCATTCTTAACAGAAAACGGGTATTTGTGA
- a CDS encoding AAA family ATPase, with amino-acid sequence MIHLRAIAKKTNVKKPDSFPFNLPLVKAFEEINFQKPVTFFVGENGSGKSTMLEAIATGINSISVGGEDIQRDKTLDHARQLSTQFRFIWQKKTARGFFLRAEDFFNFAKRIKTMSQELEEEALEYEQKFTGYGLQIAKASTLGQKAGLTQKYGDNLDANSHGESFLKLFQARFVPGGLYLLDEPEAPLSPLRQLAFLSLLKEMVNQDSQFIIVTHSPIIMAFPEASILSFDSYPPKEVAYDELEHVSLTKAFLNNPQSFLRHL; translated from the coding sequence ATGATTCACTTACGAGCGATCGCTAAAAAAACAAACGTTAAAAAACCTGATTCTTTTCCCTTTAATCTGCCTTTAGTCAAAGCTTTTGAAGAAATTAACTTTCAAAAGCCTGTAACTTTTTTCGTTGGTGAAAATGGTTCTGGAAAATCAACAATGTTGGAAGCGATCGCTACAGGAATTAATTCAATCAGCGTCGGTGGAGAAGATATCCAGCGAGACAAAACATTAGATCACGCTCGACAATTATCTACACAATTTAGGTTTATCTGGCAAAAAAAGACAGCACGAGGCTTTTTCTTGAGAGCAGAAGATTTCTTCAACTTTGCCAAACGAATTAAAACGATGAGCCAAGAATTAGAAGAAGAAGCGTTAGAATATGAGCAAAAATTTACTGGATATGGTCTTCAGATAGCCAAAGCTTCTACCCTAGGTCAAAAAGCAGGTTTAACTCAAAAATATGGTGACAACCTTGATGCTAACTCACACGGAGAAAGCTTTCTCAAACTTTTTCAAGCACGCTTTGTTCCAGGTGGATTATATCTGCTTGATGAGCCAGAAGCACCACTTTCTCCTTTACGTCAATTAGCATTTTTGTCTTTGCTAAAAGAAATGGTAAATCAAGATAGCCAATTTATAATTGTGACACATTCTCCAATTATTATGGCTTTTCCAGAAGCATCAATTCTCAGTTTTGATTCTTACCCACCAAAAGAAGTTGCTTATGATGAATTGGAACACGTTTCTTTAACGAAAGCCTTTTTAAATAATCCGCAATCTTTTCTTAGGCATTTGTAG
- a CDS encoding Uma2 family endonuclease has protein sequence MSQTSQVRWTTADLELLPDNGNRYEIVDGELFLTRAPHWKHQKTADKICAELNFWSRQSNLGEAVTSAGIIFTDADNVIPDVVWISKERLASVLDDAGHLTAAPELVVEVLSPGEENERRDKQVKLKLYASQGVREYWIVDRHMQQIQIYRREQATLVLAATLFSSDNLSSPLLPGFTCSVASLFT, from the coding sequence ATGAGCCAAACTAGCCAAGTACGTTGGACAACTGCCGATTTAGAGTTGTTACCAGATAACGGCAATCGCTATGAGATTGTAGACGGAGAATTATTTTTGACACGCGCACCACACTGGAAACATCAAAAAACTGCTGATAAAATCTGTGCAGAATTGAACTTTTGGTCACGCCAAAGTAATCTAGGAGAAGCTGTAACAAGCGCTGGAATTATCTTCACTGATGCGGATAATGTCATCCCTGATGTAGTTTGGATCAGTAAGGAACGATTAGCATCTGTGTTAGATGATGCAGGACATTTAACTGCTGCACCAGAATTGGTGGTTGAGGTTCTCTCTCCTGGTGAGGAAAACGAACGACGCGATAAGCAAGTTAAATTAAAGCTCTACGCTAGCCAAGGTGTGCGAGAATATTGGATAGTTGATCGCCACATGCAGCAAATCCAGATTTATCGACGAGAGCAAGCAACATTAGTGTTAGCAGCAACCTTATTTAGCAGTGACAATCTAAGTTCACCACTACTACCTGGGTTTACTTGCTCTGTTGCGAGTTTATTTACTTAA
- a CDS encoding Uma2 family endonuclease produces the protein MTFVTPKRFTITEYHRLIELGFLTESDSLRDGKAERVELIRGELMQMAAKGTRHSVCNTKLYQELYELIKDKAVVRGQEPIIIPHDSEPDPDVVIARGQADDYLPNHPLPEDILLVIEVSDSTLKYDQSTKLELYAEAQISDYWIINLLANQLERYSQPYQDAQGDFGYRIKQIYLSNESVTLPGFPDFYLKLNRVFPGLR, from the coding sequence ATGACTTTTGTCACCCCGAAACGCTTTACTATAACCGAATATCATCGCTTGATTGAATTGGGATTTTTGACTGAGAGCGATTCTCTTCGAGACGGCAAAGCCGAACGCGTAGAATTGATCCGGGGAGAATTGATGCAAATGGCAGCAAAAGGCACACGTCATTCTGTCTGTAATACTAAGTTATATCAAGAGTTATATGAATTAATTAAAGATAAAGCCGTTGTGCGCGGGCAAGAGCCTATAATTATACCTCATGATAGCGAGCCTGATCCAGATGTTGTTATTGCACGCGGTCAAGCTGATGATTATTTACCCAATCATCCTCTACCCGAAGATATTTTACTAGTTATCGAAGTCTCAGATTCAACGCTGAAATATGACCAGAGTACTAAACTAGAACTTTACGCTGAAGCTCAAATTAGCGACTATTGGATTATTAACTTGTTAGCCAATCAACTAGAGCGTTACAGTCAACCTTACCAAGATGCTCAAGGTGATTTTGGTTATCGCATCAAGCAGATTTATCTAAGTAATGAGTCGGTGACACTTCCAGGTTTTCCCGATTTTTATTTGAAATTGAATCGAGTATTTCCAGGTTTGAGATAA
- a CDS encoding aldo/keto reductase yields the protein MQYRRFGKTNLRLSVLSLGTMRYLASFENALLTIQKAIASGINHIETARGYGNSEEYLGAALIAGQIPRNQLYITTKIPPTPDADTMRRHIDESLERLKLDYVDCLGIHGLNTSEHLDWVQAKNGCMQAVQEAKRDRRIKHVGFSTHGSLDVILAAINTDLFEFVNLHYYYFFQRNAPAIQLASQKDMGVFIISPADKGGKLYTPPQILKDLCSPFSPLELNYRFLLSNPDITTLSVGAANPEELTEPIQAANFDGELTSKEIAVFQRLESHKNTALSTDKCSQCYACLPCPANINIPEVLRLRNLAVAYDMSDYGQYRYGMFENAGHWFGGMKANKCTECGECLPKCPEKLNIPALLKDTHQRLNGKAGRRLWG from the coding sequence ATGCAATACCGACGCTTTGGAAAAACAAATTTACGCCTTTCGGTGCTTTCCTTGGGGACAATGCGTTACTTGGCTTCTTTTGAAAATGCGCTCTTAACGATCCAAAAAGCGATCGCCTCAGGAATTAATCATATAGAAACTGCCAGAGGTTATGGCAATAGTGAGGAGTATCTTGGTGCGGCGTTGATTGCGGGACAAATACCCAGAAATCAGCTTTACATTACTACCAAAATTCCCCCCACACCGGATGCTGACACGATGCGTCGGCATATTGATGAATCTCTAGAGCGATTAAAGCTAGATTATGTAGATTGTCTGGGAATTCATGGTTTAAATACGAGTGAGCATTTAGACTGGGTTCAAGCTAAAAATGGTTGTATGCAAGCAGTGCAAGAAGCGAAGCGCGATCGCCGCATCAAACACGTAGGCTTTTCTACTCACGGTTCCCTTGATGTAATTCTTGCAGCTATAAATACAGATTTATTTGAATTTGTCAATCTGCATTATTACTATTTTTTCCAACGAAATGCACCAGCGATTCAGCTAGCTAGTCAAAAGGATATGGGTGTTTTTATCATTTCCCCCGCTGATAAGGGAGGAAAGCTTTATACCCCACCTCAAATTCTCAAAGATTTGTGTTCTCCGTTTTCACCCTTAGAGTTAAATTATCGTTTTTTACTCAGCAATCCTGACATTACCACCCTCAGTGTGGGAGCAGCAAATCCAGAGGAATTAACAGAACCGATACAAGCGGCTAATTTCGATGGTGAATTAACATCGAAAGAAATTGCTGTTTTTCAGCGTTTAGAAAGTCATAAAAATACAGCTTTGTCAACTGACAAGTGCAGTCAATGCTATGCTTGTCTACCCTGTCCAGCAAATATCAATATACCGGAAGTATTGCGCCTGCGAAATCTTGCTGTAGCATACGATATGAGCGACTATGGACAATATCGCTACGGAATGTTTGAAAATGCCGGTCACTGGTTCGGTGGAATGAAAGCGAATAAGTGTACAGAATGCGGTGAGTGTTTACCTAAATGTCCAGAAAAGTTGAATATTCCGGCTTTGTTGAAAGATACTCACCAGAGATTAAACGGGAAAGCCGGTAGAAGATTGTGGGGATGA